One region of Peribacillus simplex genomic DNA includes:
- a CDS encoding YppG family protein → MTPYHDPYQQAAYHPFQQIQQQAMPVGAYPSNSVMQPMPQMQPMQMPQMQPMQMPQMQPIQSNQQLQPQAFSPFDNPLQPAKRPPQGQQQAHNPYPKQQFMQKPQPSGIKSVMNQFKTQDGSMDITKMMNTAGQMMNTVSQVSSMVKGVGGFFKV, encoded by the coding sequence ATGACGCCATATCATGATCCTTATCAGCAGGCGGCCTATCATCCATTCCAACAAATTCAGCAGCAGGCGATGCCTGTTGGAGCTTATCCGAGTAACAGTGTAATGCAGCCAATGCCGCAAATGCAGCCAATGCAAATGCCACAAATGCAGCCAATGCAAATGCCACAAATGCAGCCGATTCAGTCCAATCAGCAGCTGCAGCCGCAGGCTTTTAGTCCGTTCGATAATCCGTTGCAGCCAGCTAAACGACCCCCGCAAGGTCAGCAGCAGGCTCATAATCCCTATCCAAAGCAACAGTTCATGCAAAAACCCCAGCCATCTGGTATCAAATCGGTCATGAATCAATTCAAAACACAAGATGGTTCCATGGATATAACGAAAATGATGAATACAGCTGGACAAATGATGAATACAGTTTCTCAAGTTTCGTCAATGGTCAAAGGAGTAGGGGGCTTCTTCAAAGTTTAG
- a CDS encoding YppE family protein, whose protein sequence is MQKEKLQLLTEQLIKYTVQADDIYEDVRKEEKEKDFFSEVKPFADQVRSSCIDWENGMKEWMKETEFKHLFPEQIEQTAHNLSDVAVQAFFPKTSYKRFKSHVQSVEFILHNVKAEIDRILS, encoded by the coding sequence GTGCAAAAAGAGAAACTGCAGCTATTAACCGAACAATTAATAAAATATACGGTCCAAGCGGATGATATCTATGAGGATGTACGCAAAGAAGAAAAGGAAAAGGATTTCTTTTCGGAAGTCAAGCCGTTTGCTGATCAGGTCAGGTCCTCATGCATCGATTGGGAAAACGGAATGAAGGAGTGGATGAAAGAAACCGAGTTTAAGCATCTTTTCCCCGAGCAAATCGAACAAACCGCTCATAACCTTTCTGATGTGGCCGTTCAGGCATTCTTTCCTAAAACCAGTTACAAGCGATTTAAAAGTCATGTCCAATCAGTCGAATTTATCCTTCATAATGTAAAAGCGGAGATCGATCGGATTTTATCATAA
- a CDS encoding DUF2515 family protein: protein MQVLNTEKQMLHSIKVQTAKGNRDNISRTKAYEQFFRNHPEIQWSFLAGMVSRNAGWNMCDLEGIWYSHLLSLKYRHHLFLTYEEANWRIFQDAYPQLLLYHYSTKYGRPMFHLCHYFFITEFMTNEWYSFWKHGNREKLVTALIINEQNVIEKPVIKKQTFVFHSILFFLQDWMHFSTVLFPTCNGKLYGSSVSNFRNIDKRIELGKRLAGLLFSEDLFPLFYEFSCRTEPTGARFDYEQYRKKPRYHETPMLRGVYPLIHHQAGGTVQWDVNKRIKKDWFIEPKWEENPELTDWYDHKQKQLHTAAMIKKWFF from the coding sequence ATGCAAGTGTTGAATACGGAAAAGCAAATGCTCCATTCCATAAAAGTCCAAACCGCGAAAGGGAATAGGGATAATATATCAAGAACAAAGGCATATGAACAATTTTTCAGAAACCACCCAGAAATACAATGGTCTTTTTTAGCCGGGATGGTTTCTAGAAATGCAGGCTGGAATATGTGTGACCTTGAAGGAATATGGTATTCCCATTTGCTTAGCCTTAAATACAGGCATCACCTATTCCTAACTTATGAAGAAGCCAATTGGAGAATATTCCAGGATGCGTATCCTCAATTGCTTCTCTATCATTATTCGACGAAGTATGGGCGTCCAATGTTTCATTTATGTCATTATTTTTTTATTACTGAATTCATGACGAACGAATGGTATTCCTTTTGGAAACATGGAAATCGTGAAAAGTTAGTCACTGCGCTTATAATAAATGAACAAAACGTCATTGAAAAGCCTGTTATTAAAAAGCAAACTTTCGTTTTTCATTCTATATTATTTTTCCTGCAGGACTGGATGCATTTTAGCACTGTATTATTTCCTACCTGCAATGGTAAGCTGTATGGTTCGTCCGTTTCGAATTTTAGAAATATCGATAAAAGGATTGAATTGGGGAAAAGGTTGGCCGGCCTTTTATTTTCTGAAGATTTGTTTCCGTTATTTTATGAATTTTCCTGCAGGACTGAACCAACCGGGGCTAGATTTGATTACGAACAATATCGAAAAAAGCCTAGGTACCATGAAACCCCGATGCTGAGGGGAGTTTATCCATTGATTCATCATCAAGCAGGGGGGACAGTGCAATGGGATGTGAATAAAAGGATTAAAAAAGATTGGTTTATTGAACCCAAATGGGAGGAAAACCCGGAATTGACCGATTGGTATGACCATAAACAAAAGCAGCTGCACACCGCTGCAATGATCAAAAAGTGGTTTTTTTAA
- the recU gene encoding Holliday junction resolvase RecU, with protein sequence MAFHYPNGRRFVPQALEEKKSPLKKISYSNRGKTLEDDLNETNQFYLAHGIAVIHKKPTPIQIVDVHYPKRSAAVIKEAYFKQASTTDYNGVYKGKYIDFEAKETKNSSSFPLKNFHDHQIEHMKHIVQHDGIAFVIIRFSAMDDIYLMGSEQLSFYWKRMKDGGRKSITLQEVESCSRKITLGFQPRIDYIKVVDSLISENF encoded by the coding sequence GTGGCATTTCATTATCCCAATGGACGAAGATTTGTACCGCAGGCTTTGGAAGAAAAGAAAAGCCCACTAAAAAAAATCAGTTATAGCAACCGGGGAAAAACATTGGAAGACGATTTGAACGAAACCAATCAGTTTTATTTAGCACACGGCATTGCCGTCATTCATAAAAAACCGACGCCCATTCAAATTGTTGATGTCCATTACCCGAAGAGAAGTGCTGCAGTCATTAAAGAAGCCTACTTCAAACAAGCATCGACCACCGATTACAATGGTGTTTATAAAGGAAAGTACATTGATTTTGAGGCAAAGGAAACGAAAAACAGCAGTTCGTTCCCTCTGAAAAATTTTCATGACCATCAAATTGAACATATGAAACACATCGTTCAGCATGACGGAATTGCATTTGTCATCATCCGGTTTTCCGCAATGGATGATATATATCTAATGGGTTCTGAACAACTTAGTTTTTATTGGAAGAGAATGAAAGACGGCGGACGCAAATCTATAACTCTTCAAGAAGTTGAAAGCTGTTCACGAAAGATTACTCTTGGCTTTCAACCGAGAATTGACTATATTAAAGTAGTAGATTCGCTCATCTCAGAAAATTTTTAG